The DNA sequence ATTTCACAAAGACCATAAGGAAGGGCGAGGCGGCTGCCCAGAGGCTTCGACCCCACTCTGCGGACGCGCCCGTCAGAGCCCGCCGAAGAGCGCGGATACGCCGAGCCCCAGGGCGAAAAGGAGAATTGAGAGGGTTGACGTCAGGGAACAGCAGCGCGGGACGGCCTTTCGGCATGGCCGCCGGGCCCTTCCTCGGGCTTCTCGTTTCTCAAGACCGACAGGAACGCCGAGAGCAGGCTCAGTGCCACAAGCACTCCCAGCGCGACGAGGTATCCCTTCATGAAGGCTTTGTCCTTTACCGAAACAGGTATGAGTTGGTTATGGAATATATGCTGGACATCGTAGAATCCCTTCTCCACCACGCCTTTCTCCTCCAGGCTGGTGAATATGAGGCCGGAGATATCCACGCCGAATATGAGCCCCATGGAGCGCATCATGTTCAAGAGGCCGCCTGCCACGCTCAATTTATCCTTGGGGGCGGCGCCCATTACCGCGCTGTTATTGGGCGGCGTAAAAAGCCCTATCCCCATGCCAAGCATTATCAGTATACCCACAAGCATGCCGAGATGAGAGGACTCGCCCAGCAGCATCAGGAGAAAACAGGCCAGCGCAGAGAGGAGCATGCCCGCCGTGGTCATCAGCCTCGGGCCGTACTTGTCCGATACGCTCCCGGCCAGGGGGGCCACGACCGCCATGGCAAGAGGTATCGGCACAAGCAGGCTGCCCGTCAGCGCCACGTTGTAGCCGACCACCCTTTCCAGGTAGAAAGGCATCAGGAACATTATCGAAAAAAGCACGTAATAGGACATCATGCCGGTCATATTGCCCGCGGAAAACGTGAAGCTCTTGAACATCTTAAGGTCTACAAGCGGATATGTAACCTTGAGTTCCGTAATGACGAAGAGG is a window from the Nitrospirota bacterium genome containing:
- a CDS encoding MFS transporter encodes the protein MSRRPPFPHPYFSSRPGWRWFILATVLIGATMSALDVSIVNIAMPTLKRDFIVSLATIEWVALAYMLTLTIFLPLFGRIADMYGRSRLYNAGFVVFTIGSAFCGMSPSAGFMIGSRTVQALGAGLLQANSIAIITAAFPSSERGKAIGIQGAVQAVAMSIGPFLGGVLIATMGWRAVFFINVPIGILGTLVALLILPRDEVKKQKEKVDYLGAALFTSGLLFLVLAFNEVVKLGLTSPRIILYFALSAVLLGLFVITELKVTYPLVDLKMFKSFTFSAGNMTGMMSYYVLFSIMFLMPFYLERVVGYNVALTGSLLVPIPLAMAVVAPLAGSVSDKYGPRLMTTAGMLLSALACFLLMLLGESSHLGMLVGILIMLGMGIGLFTPPNNSAVMGAAPKDKLSVAGGLLNMMRSMGLIFGVDISGLIFTSLEEKGVVEKGFYDVQHIFHNQLIPVSVKDKAFMKGYLVALGVLVALSLLSAFLSVLRNEKPEEGPGGHAERPSRAAVP